A single genomic interval of Helicoverpa armigera isolate CAAS_96S chromosome 22, ASM3070526v1, whole genome shotgun sequence harbors:
- the LOC110371726 gene encoding cellular tumor antigen p53, giving the protein MNDFRKMYSEEDYDSCINDQNLLLEIDSCGLDFEGISSGFIPSPASETMEMGTKPNPATQIEFPFCPRGPPQRMSYPGELNFQVEVNSNDVHKKTFLYSHQLCRIYVDMKCNFSVQFNWDYLKAPHMFVRSTVVFSDETQAEKRVERCVQHFHESSTSGIQTEIAKNVLHSSREIGTQGVYYCGKVDMADSWYSVLVEFVRTSPDSCSHAYQFSCKNSCATGINRRAIAIIFTLENHMGEIFGRQKVGARVCACPRRDMLKDETAEGVYKTGKKRIPSNQIEPPKTKKIKVENLMEFDDAVHKLPPLQIVGSRAMLCGLKVMLEMMELAVECRKNDPESTALHEKPISDLRDTIKKLENAKKPPQ; this is encoded by the exons ATGAATGATTTCAGAAAGATGTACTCTGAAGAAGACTATGATAGCTGCATCAATGATCAAAATCTGTTGCT GGAGATTGATTCTTGCGGTCTTGACTTTGAGGGCATTTCATCAGGATTCATTCCATCACCAGCTTCGGAGACCATGGAAATGGGCACCAAACCAAACCCAGCTACACAAATAGAATTTCCT TTCTGTCCCCGAGGGCCTCCACAAAGGATGAGTTATCCGGGTGAACTTAATTTCCAAGTGGAAGTGAACAGCAATGATGTACACAAGAAGACATTTTTG TATTCCCACCAACTGTGCCGCATCTACGTGGATATGAAGTGCAACTTTAGCGTGCAATTCAACTGGGACTACTTGAAGGCTCCGCATATGTTCGTGCGGTCTACAGTCGTCTTCTCCGACGAGACGCAGGCGGAGAAGCGAGTTGAACGATGCGTTCAGCATTTCCATGAGAGTTCTACTTCTg gtATTCAAACAGAAATTGCCAAAAACGTGCTCCACTCATCCCGGGAGATTGGTACCCAGGGCGTCTACTACTGCGGGAAGGTGGATATGGCAGACTCCTGGTATTCAGTCCTGGTGGAGTTCGTGAGGACCAGTCCTGACTCCTGTTCTCATGCTTACCAGTTCTCCTGCAAGAATTCTTGTGCAACCGGCATTAATAGGCGGGCGATTGCTATTATTTTTACACTGGAAAAtcatat GGGTGAAATCTTTGGGCGTCAGAAGGTAGGAGCGAGGGTTTGCGCCTGTCCTCGTCGAGATATGCTCAAAGACGAGACAGCTGAGGGGGTGTACAAGACAGGCAAGAAACGCATCCCCTCTAACCAGATTGAACCGCCTAAAACTAAGAAGATCAAAGTCGAGAATCTCATGGAGTTTGATGATGCTGTACATAAGCTGCCTCCG TTGCAAATCGTGGGGTCCAGAGCGATGCTATGCGGCCTCAAAGTGATGTTAGAAATGATGGAGCTAGCAGTCGAGTGTCGAAAGAATGACCCAGAGTCCACGGCCCTACACGAAAAACCTATCTCGGACCTCAGAGATACCATCAAAAAATTGGAAAATGCCAAAAAACCGCcacagtaa